A region of Rhodospirillales bacterium DNA encodes the following proteins:
- a CDS encoding GtrA family protein — protein sequence MSLQAEFPLSPADALSTREATVRGASVAGARGNGFTTVLKRAARLFLSRRFATFLVFGGLAAVVNLAVGRLLYGTSGGAAGMLPYWLAVGIGSAAGLLVNFGLNYAYNFRYGGRTAGAQLRTFIVVAAGGVALTAVIAQAARGTFAALGYDRALDIAGVPVDPAFAAHVVATGLVTFYSFAAHSAFSFNAGLRSAVARALAR from the coding sequence TTGAGCCTCCAAGCGGAATTCCCTCTTTCGCCGGCTGACGCACTTTCGACGCGCGAGGCGACCGTTCGCGGTGCGTCGGTTGCAGGCGCGCGAGGGAACGGATTCACTACCGTCCTGAAGCGCGCGGCGCGGCTCTTCCTGTCCAGGCGGTTCGCGACGTTCCTCGTGTTCGGCGGCCTGGCCGCGGTCGTCAATCTCGCGGTCGGCCGACTGCTCTATGGCACGTCGGGCGGCGCCGCCGGCATGCTGCCGTACTGGTTGGCGGTCGGGATCGGCTCCGCCGCGGGGCTGCTGGTCAATTTCGGGCTGAACTACGCCTATAATTTCCGCTATGGCGGCCGCACAGCCGGCGCCCAGTTGCGCACGTTCATCGTCGTGGCGGCCGGGGGCGTCGCGCTGACGGCGGTGATCGCCCAGGCGGCGCGCGGGACCTTCGCGGCCCTCGGTTACGACCGCGCGCTCGACATCGCCGGCGTGCCGGTGGACCCGGCCTTCGCGGCCCACGTCGTCGCCACCGGCCTCGTCACTTTCTATTCGTTCGCGGCGCATAGCGCCTTCTCGTTCAACGCCGGGCTGCGCTCCGCCGTCGCCCGCGCGCTCGCGCGCTGA
- a CDS encoding heavy-metal-associated domain-containing protein produces MQTVQVRGMTCGGCVRSLTVSLERAGVKPLSVDLASGIVAVPDGVDATVVRRAIEAAGFVVADRG; encoded by the coding sequence ATGCAAACGGTCCAGGTTCGCGGCATGACATGCGGAGGATGCGTCAGGTCCCTGACGGTGTCGCTCGAGCGGGCGGGCGTGAAACCGCTCTCGGTCGACCTCGCGTCCGGGATCGTGGCGGTGCCGGACGGAGTGGACGCCACGGTCGTGCGACGCGCGATCGAAGCGGCCGGATTCGTGGTCGCCGACCGAGGCTGA
- the trpD gene encoding anthranilate phosphoribosyltransferase, which yields MDDFRGLLAKVGTGASLTMDEAERAFDIMTAGDATPAQMGAFLMALRVRGETVDELAGGARVLRAKVLKVDAPPGAMDIVGTGGDHHGTYNVSTATALVVAGAGVPVAKHGNRAFTSKSGAGDVLGALGVGMEVPVETLERSLREAGICFLMAPRHHGAMRNVAGPRVELAPTRTIFNMLGPLSNPALVSLQLVGVYDRKWVRPVAEALGKLGLARVLVAHGADGMDEITTTTTTYAAEMIRGPDGAFSVREFEIAPEDAGIPRATLASLKGGDPAHNADAIRAVLAGAAGAFRDIVLLNAAAALMVAGKAADLKAGAALAAESIASGRARVCLERLIAICGAPKT from the coding sequence ATCGACGATTTCCGGGGGCTGCTGGCCAAGGTCGGCACCGGCGCAAGCCTGACCATGGACGAGGCCGAGCGCGCCTTCGATATCATGACGGCCGGCGACGCCACCCCCGCCCAGATGGGCGCCTTCCTGATGGCGCTGCGCGTGCGTGGCGAGACCGTCGACGAGCTCGCCGGCGGCGCCCGCGTGCTGCGCGCCAAGGTCCTCAAGGTCGACGCCCCGCCGGGCGCGATGGACATCGTCGGCACCGGCGGCGACCACCACGGCACCTACAACGTTTCGACCGCGACGGCGCTGGTCGTCGCCGGCGCCGGCGTGCCGGTCGCGAAGCACGGAAACCGGGCTTTCACGTCGAAGAGCGGCGCCGGCGACGTGCTGGGCGCGCTGGGCGTGGGCATGGAGGTCCCCGTCGAGACCTTGGAGCGATCCCTGCGCGAAGCCGGAATCTGCTTCCTGATGGCGCCCCGGCACCACGGCGCGATGCGCAACGTCGCCGGTCCGCGCGTAGAGCTGGCGCCGACGCGCACCATCTTCAACATGCTCGGACCGCTCTCCAACCCCGCCCTGGTGTCGCTCCAGCTGGTCGGCGTCTATGATCGCAAATGGGTCCGTCCCGTCGCAGAGGCGCTGGGGAAGCTCGGCCTCGCGAGGGTCCTGGTGGCGCACGGCGCCGACGGCATGGACGAGATCACCACCACGACGACGACCTACGCCGCCGAGATGATCCGCGGCCCCGACGGCGCCTTCTCCGTGCGGGAGTTCGAGATCGCACCGGAGGACGCCGGGATTCCGCGAGCCACGCTGGCGTCGCTCAAGGGCGGCGATCCGGCGCACAACGCCGACGCGATCCGGGCCGTGCTGGCTGGCGCGGCGGGCGCGTTCCGCGATATCGTCCTGCTCAACGCCGCCGCCGCGCTGATGGTGGCGGGGAAGGCCGCCGATCTGAAGGCGGGCGCGGCGCTGGCGGCCGAGTCGATCGCATCCGGACGCGCCCGCGTCTGCCTCGAACGCCTCATCGCCATCTGTGGCGCGCCAAAGACCTGA
- the trpC gene encoding indole-3-glycerol phosphate synthase TrpC, producing MPADPSTLRLIAGFAATGTALDKICADKAELVAQRKRETPLATLEARIRSNADAPRGFARALRAARAAGRYGLIAEIKKASPSKGLIRADFDPPALARAYAAGGADCLSVLTDGPYFQGDDAFLAAARASCALPALRKDFMIDPYQITESRALGADCVLLIMACLEDALAADLCGRAKAFGMDVLVEVHDQPELDRALKLNSELIGINNRNLKTLSVDLATTVRLSNLVPPDRLAISESGLDSPADLARMARAGVSCFLIGESFMRKPDVEAAVRALLAAPAAA from the coding sequence ATGCCCGCAGACCCCTCCACGCTACGGCTGATCGCCGGCTTCGCGGCCACCGGAACGGCGCTCGACAAGATCTGCGCCGACAAGGCGGAGCTGGTCGCCCAACGGAAGCGGGAAACGCCGCTGGCGACGCTCGAGGCGCGAATCCGCTCGAACGCCGACGCGCCGCGGGGGTTCGCGCGCGCCCTGCGGGCGGCGCGCGCCGCCGGCCGGTACGGGCTGATCGCCGAGATCAAGAAGGCGTCGCCGTCGAAGGGTCTGATCCGCGCCGATTTCGACCCGCCTGCGCTGGCGCGTGCCTACGCCGCCGGTGGCGCGGACTGCCTGTCGGTCCTGACCGACGGACCCTACTTCCAAGGCGACGACGCGTTCCTCGCCGCCGCCCGGGCGAGTTGCGCGCTGCCGGCCCTGCGCAAGGACTTCATGATCGACCCCTACCAGATCACCGAGAGCCGGGCGCTGGGGGCGGATTGCGTTCTCCTGATCATGGCCTGTCTGGAGGACGCGCTCGCGGCCGATCTCTGCGGCCGCGCCAAGGCATTCGGGATGGATGTTCTCGTCGAAGTTCACGATCAGCCGGAGCTTGATCGCGCACTTAAGCTAAATTCTGAATTAATCGGTATAAACAACAGAAATCTAAAGACATTATCTGTTGATTTGGCGACCACGGTCCGACTCTCCAACCTCGTTCCACCCGACCGCCTCGCGATCTCCGAGAGCGGCCTCGACTCGCCGGCCGATCTCGCCCGGATGGCGCGCGCCGGTGTCTCCTGCTTCCTGATCGGTGAGAGCTTCATGCGCAAACCGGACGTCGAGGCGGCGGTGCGGGCGCTGCTCGCCGCCCCGGCCGCGGCGTGA